In Microvenator marinus, one genomic interval encodes:
- a CDS encoding AgmX/PglI C-terminal domain-containing protein translates to MSTQKKPVQRILRVGLFQNKNCIEERLIHTRKAVTIGQDLKKNTFVVPASKLPRTYQLFDVKDGEYVLNFTKDMTGRVSVGDSKPLELEELVKMNKAQKSGDGYALKITEKTYGRVAFENGGEEVAILFQFVKPPPPRTPPVLPASMRGGLLFALVGATTLLITTFISAFLQVGFVAFVLAKDWPQPKDIDYVMPDRFVSIMVDEKPEPIEAEPIETEEGDGPGEEVEDDGPSEPAPKADDEPKAEPKTAEERAAADAERKRRLAEEVQNKTILGQIGALSSEGGSLIDSLSEGAGRTSMEEAFANSAGIATNVAGAEQSGLRTSGSSDADGKGSAVGMGELKGLAGASKAKKGVDTGKQAEKKVKVKLNLKTPEKMVGGKLDSNSVSDVIRRRQAAIQRCYEREIKNNPSASGKVVVSFTIGTIGRVTSAKAVEDSVGGGVGSCVAGVVKGFRFPRPEGGEVIVNKTFVFEVAQ, encoded by the coding sequence ATGTCTACGCAGAAAAAGCCTGTACAACGAATCCTAAGGGTTGGTCTTTTTCAGAATAAAAACTGTATCGAGGAACGTCTTATCCATACACGGAAGGCGGTCACGATCGGTCAAGATCTAAAGAAGAACACCTTTGTGGTCCCTGCATCAAAATTGCCACGGACCTATCAACTCTTCGATGTTAAGGACGGTGAATACGTTCTGAACTTTACGAAGGATATGACCGGACGTGTCTCGGTGGGCGATTCAAAGCCGCTAGAGCTCGAAGAACTGGTCAAGATGAATAAGGCACAGAAGTCGGGGGATGGATACGCTCTCAAAATCACCGAGAAGACGTATGGCCGCGTGGCGTTTGAAAACGGGGGTGAAGAGGTCGCTATCCTCTTCCAGTTCGTCAAGCCTCCGCCACCACGAACGCCCCCCGTGCTGCCCGCGAGCATGCGAGGAGGCCTTCTTTTCGCGCTCGTCGGTGCAACCACCCTTCTAATCACCACCTTCATTTCTGCGTTCCTTCAAGTTGGTTTCGTCGCGTTTGTTCTGGCGAAAGACTGGCCACAACCCAAAGATATCGATTACGTGATGCCGGATCGTTTTGTTTCGATCATGGTGGACGAAAAGCCAGAGCCGATCGAAGCGGAACCTATCGAGACCGAAGAAGGAGACGGGCCAGGGGAAGAGGTAGAGGACGATGGCCCATCAGAGCCGGCCCCAAAAGCAGATGACGAACCAAAGGCGGAGCCAAAGACCGCTGAAGAGCGCGCGGCTGCGGATGCGGAGCGGAAGCGACGATTGGCGGAAGAAGTGCAGAATAAGACTATTCTGGGTCAGATCGGCGCTTTGAGTTCCGAGGGGGGCTCATTGATCGATTCACTCTCTGAAGGTGCCGGACGTACCTCGATGGAAGAAGCCTTTGCGAACTCAGCGGGTATTGCGACCAACGTAGCAGGCGCCGAGCAAAGCGGTCTTAGGACTTCCGGCTCATCCGATGCCGACGGCAAGGGAAGTGCGGTGGGTATGGGTGAGTTGAAGGGTTTGGCAGGTGCTTCCAAAGCTAAGAAGGGCGTGGATACCGGCAAGCAGGCCGAGAAGAAGGTCAAGGTTAAGTTGAACCTCAAAACACCCGAGAAGATGGTCGGTGGAAAGCTCGACTCCAATTCTGTGTCTGATGTGATTCGAAGGCGCCAAGCCGCTATCCAACGCTGCTACGAGCGCGAGATTAAGAACAATCCAAGCGCTTCGGGTAAAGTGGTCGTTTCGTTTACGATCGGAACCATTGGCCGTGTGACCAGCGCGAAGGCCGTAGAGGACTCCGTCGGTGGTGGGGTTGGCTCGTGTGTAGCCGGTGTTGTGAAGGGCTTCAGGTTCCCTCGACCAGAGGGTGGTGAGGTCATTGTGAATAAAACCTTCGTCTTCGAGGTCGCACAGTAG